The Chthoniobacterales bacterium genome contains a region encoding:
- a CDS encoding winged helix-turn-helix transcriptional regulator, whose protein sequence is MDLVRIHECLCDKTRLRIVHLLLQGPLCVCHLQEVLREPQVKMSRHLAYLRRRGMVLRERCCQWMIYRLPDKRSRSLEANLACLRDCCGGERVCRDDSARLRKLSGKFSENCPRSVGPAKRGRKRRAAT, encoded by the coding sequence ATGGATTTGGTGCGCATCCACGAATGTCTGTGCGACAAGACGCGCCTCAGGATCGTTCACCTTCTGCTGCAGGGCCCGCTGTGTGTGTGCCATTTGCAGGAAGTCTTGCGGGAACCCCAGGTCAAGATGTCGCGTCATCTGGCCTACTTGCGCCGGCGCGGGATGGTGCTTCGCGAACGCTGTTGCCAGTGGATGATCTACCGGCTTCCGGACAAGCGGTCGCGGTCCCTCGAGGCAAACCTTGCCTGCCTGCGCGATTGTTGCGGCGGGGAGCGTGTCTGTCGCGATGACTCCGCGCGTTTGCGGAAGTTGAGCGGAAAATTCTCGGAAAATTGTCCCCGATCCGTGGGGCCGGCCAAACGCGGGCGCAAACGCCGCGCCGCAACATGA